One segment of Deinococcus metalli DNA contains the following:
- a CDS encoding response regulator transcription factor, translated as MEQRILLIEDNPDITRVVQYELEQAGYAVLSAADGVTGLTAARESTPDLVILDLGLPDLDGAEIARRLRKTSSVPIIILTAMDAVDRKVNLLEAGADDYMTKPFHPEELVARVKVQLRHQQHGEVISIGALEIHPQKRLCHYNGHEVRLSPKEFDLLTFLARQPGRVYSRQEIEREVWNGELPSNSNVVDVHMANMRAKLRDLDGYGIIRTVRGIGYALKTP; from the coding sequence ATCCTACTGATCGAGGACAACCCGGACATCACCCGCGTCGTCCAGTACGAACTGGAACAGGCGGGCTACGCCGTCCTGAGCGCCGCTGACGGCGTGACCGGCCTGACTGCCGCGCGCGAGAGCACGCCGGATCTGGTCATCCTCGACCTGGGACTGCCGGACCTGGACGGCGCCGAGATCGCCCGCCGGCTGCGCAAGACCAGCAGCGTCCCCATCATCATCCTGACGGCCATGGACGCCGTGGACCGCAAGGTGAACCTGCTGGAAGCCGGCGCCGACGACTACATGACCAAACCCTTCCATCCGGAGGAGCTCGTCGCCCGCGTGAAGGTGCAGCTCCGCCACCAGCAGCACGGCGAGGTGATCTCGATCGGGGCGCTGGAAATCCATCCGCAGAAGCGGCTGTGCCACTACAACGGCCACGAGGTGCGGCTGTCGCCCAAGGAGTTCGACCTGCTGACCTTCCTGGCCCGCCAGCCGGGCCGCGTGTACTCCCGCCAGGAGATCGAGCGCGAGGTCTGGAACGGCGAACTGCCCAGCAACAGCAACGTGGTGGACGTGCATATGGCGAACATGCGCGCCAAGCTGCGTGACCTGGACGGCTACGGCATCATCCGCACCGTGCGCGGCATCGGGTACGCCCTCAAGACGCCGTAG
- a CDS encoding 3-deoxy-7-phosphoheptulonate synthase — translation MTHPDPNVQAGRTENLNVSGFTPLITPRALKARHPLTAGAERTVLAGRRAAQDILHGRDDRLLVVVGPCSIHDHAQAVEYARKLADLRERVNDRLEVQMRVYVDKPRTTVGWRGYLLDPDMTGANDINKGLELTRRLMIEVSELGLPVATELLDPFAPQYLFDAVAWACLGARTTESQTHRVMASAVSAPMGFKNGTGGGIKLAVDAIVASRAPHAFFTVDDDGQACIVHTLGNPDGHVILRGGRSGPNYAPQFVKEAADLMTAAAVSPAVMVDCSHANSGSDHTRQGLVWRDVLHQRAAGQRAIRGLMIESNLVGGKQAIPADLSRLVPGVSVTDACVGWDETEALLFEAHAALSREPVRS, via the coding sequence ATGACGCACCCCGATCCGAACGTCCAAGCTGGCCGCACCGAGAACCTCAACGTGTCGGGGTTCACGCCGCTGATCACGCCGCGCGCGCTCAAGGCCCGTCACCCGCTGACCGCCGGCGCTGAGCGCACCGTGCTGGCCGGACGCCGCGCGGCGCAGGACATCCTGCACGGCCGCGACGACCGGCTGCTGGTCGTGGTGGGACCGTGCTCGATCCACGACCACGCGCAGGCGGTCGAGTACGCCCGGAAGCTGGCCGACCTGCGTGAGCGCGTGAACGACCGGCTGGAGGTGCAGATGCGGGTGTACGTGGACAAGCCGCGCACCACGGTCGGCTGGCGCGGCTACCTGCTCGACCCGGACATGACCGGCGCCAACGACATCAACAAGGGCCTGGAACTGACGCGCAGGCTGATGATCGAGGTGAGCGAGCTGGGCCTGCCGGTCGCCACTGAACTGCTTGACCCCTTCGCGCCGCAGTACCTGTTCGACGCCGTGGCGTGGGCGTGCCTGGGCGCCCGCACCACCGAGTCGCAGACGCACCGCGTGATGGCCAGCGCCGTCAGCGCGCCGATGGGCTTCAAGAACGGCACCGGCGGCGGCATCAAGCTCGCGGTGGACGCCATCGTGGCCTCGCGCGCGCCGCACGCCTTCTTCACCGTGGACGACGACGGCCAGGCCTGTATCGTCCACACGCTGGGCAACCCCGACGGCCACGTGATCCTGCGCGGTGGCCGCAGCGGTCCCAACTACGCGCCGCAGTTCGTGAAGGAGGCCGCGGACCTGATGACCGCCGCTGCCGTGAGTCCCGCCGTGATGGTGGACTGCTCGCACGCCAACAGCGGCAGCGACCACACCCGCCAGGGCCTGGTGTGGCGCGACGTGCTGCACCAGCGCGCCGCCGGGCAACGCGCGATCCGGGGCCTGATGATCGAGAGCAACCTCGTGGGCGGCAAGCAGGCCATTCCCGCCGACCTGTCGCGGCTGGTGCCCGGTGTGAGCGTCACCGACGCCTGCGTGGGCTGGGACGAGACCGAGGCGCTGCTGTTCGAGGCGCACGCCGCCCTGTCGCGCGAACCCGTGCGGAGCTGA
- a CDS encoding DUF2256 domain-containing protein, whose amino-acid sequence MAHHPSPPGQGRPPSQRDSKVCVVCGRPFTWRKKWERDWEHVKYCSDRCRAASKKGDA is encoded by the coding sequence ATGGCTCACCACCCATCGCCGCCCGGCCAGGGCCGCCCACCGTCGCAGCGCGACAGCAAGGTCTGCGTGGTGTGCGGGCGACCCTTCACGTGGCGCAAGAAGTGGGAGCGCGACTGGGAGCACGTGAAGTACTGCTCCGACCGCTGCCGGGCCGCGTCCAAGAAGGGCGACGCATGA
- the uvsE gene encoding UV DNA damage repair endonuclease UvsE has product MTTPSWGLVCMTVGPELRFRTITRTRYEQLDPAGREAALRDIYAHNIARTGSAAAFCAARGIGMYRLSSALFPMLDLGGDDTGAAVLDSLAPELRAAGQAFLDADIRVLMHPDQFIVLNSDSPDVRARSVQAIGAHARVMDGLGLERSVWNLLLLHGGKGGRAAELQAVIPDLPDGVRLRLALENDERAYSPAELLPVCEATGVPLVFDAHHHVVHDRLPDQEHPSVRQWVLAARATWSPPQWQVVHLSTGIDGPQDRRHSHLISAVPSAYADVPWIEVEAKGKEEAIAALMAGPPA; this is encoded by the coding sequence ATGACCACGCCCTCGTGGGGGCTGGTGTGCATGACGGTCGGCCCGGAACTGCGCTTCCGCACCATCACCCGCACGCGCTACGAACAGCTGGACCCGGCCGGGCGCGAGGCGGCGCTGCGGGACATCTATGCGCACAACATCGCGCGCACCGGCTCGGCGGCGGCGTTCTGCGCCGCGCGCGGCATCGGCATGTACCGCCTGAGTTCTGCCCTGTTCCCGATGCTCGACCTTGGCGGCGACGACACCGGCGCGGCCGTGCTGGACAGCCTGGCGCCGGAACTGCGCGCGGCCGGGCAGGCCTTCCTGGACGCCGACATCCGCGTGCTGATGCACCCGGACCAGTTCATCGTCCTGAACTCCGACAGCCCCGACGTGCGGGCCCGCAGCGTGCAGGCCATCGGCGCCCACGCCCGCGTGATGGACGGCCTGGGCCTGGAGCGCAGCGTGTGGAACCTGCTGCTGCTGCACGGCGGCAAGGGCGGCCGGGCAGCCGAACTCCAGGCCGTGATCCCGGACCTGCCGGACGGCGTGAGACTCCGCCTTGCGCTGGAAAACGACGAGCGCGCGTACAGCCCGGCCGAGCTGCTGCCCGTGTGCGAGGCGACCGGCGTGCCCTTGGTGTTCGACGCGCACCACCACGTCGTCCACGACCGCCTGCCTGACCAGGAGCACCCCAGCGTGCGGCAGTGGGTGCTGGCGGCCCGCGCCACGTGGTCGCCGCCGCAGTGGCAGGTCGTGCACCTGAGCACCGGCATCGACGGCCCGCAGGACCGCCGCCACAGCCACCTGATCTCGGCGGTGCCCAGCGCCTACGCGGACGTGCCGTGGATCGAGGTGGAGGCCAAGGGCAAGGAGGAGGCGATCGCCGCGCTGATGGCCGGCCCCCCGGCGTGA
- a CDS encoding SMR family transporter yields MTVPSLALLIGAALVFSAGGYFMKLSQGLTVLGPSAAVFACFVLGAALQALAMRGASMSSTYIIVLGLEAVTAYALGVLALGEPQSWLKLVGAMVVVLGVLLLRLADG; encoded by the coding sequence GTGACCGTGCCCTCTCTGGCCCTGCTGATCGGCGCCGCGCTGGTGTTCAGCGCCGGCGGGTACTTCATGAAGCTCTCGCAGGGCCTGACGGTGCTGGGGCCGTCTGCGGCAGTGTTCGCGTGCTTCGTGCTGGGCGCGGCGCTCCAGGCACTCGCCATGCGCGGCGCGTCCATGAGCAGCACGTACATCATCGTGCTGGGGCTGGAGGCGGTCACGGCCTACGCGCTGGGCGTGCTGGCGCTGGGCGAGCCGCAGTCGTGGCTCAAGCTCGTGGGCGCGATGGTGGTGGTGCTGGGCGTGCTGCTGCTGCGGCTGGCCGACGGCTAG
- a CDS encoding 3'-5' exonuclease, with amino-acid sequence MDVVVFDLETTGLSPERDGIVEIGALRVVDGRIDESQRFETLVRPTTATGETMLIPWHAQRVHGISNDMVSRAPTIAEVLPEFLDFVGASGVVAHNIGFDGGFMRANAARLGLSWRPAAEHCTVQLSRRAFPKERAHNLTVLAERLGLSFAPGGRHRSFGDVQVTAQAYVRLLDLLGQAAVTPAASR; translated from the coding sequence GTGGATGTCGTCGTGTTCGATCTGGAGACCACGGGCCTGTCGCCCGAGCGTGACGGCATCGTCGAGATCGGCGCGCTGCGCGTGGTGGACGGCCGGATTGACGAGTCGCAGCGCTTCGAGACGCTGGTGCGCCCCACCACCGCCACGGGCGAGACGATGCTGATTCCGTGGCACGCCCAGCGGGTGCACGGCATCAGCAACGACATGGTGAGCCGCGCGCCCACCATTGCCGAGGTGCTGCCCGAGTTCCTCGACTTCGTGGGTGCCTCGGGCGTCGTGGCGCACAACATCGGGTTCGACGGCGGGTTCATGCGCGCCAACGCCGCGCGCCTGGGCCTGTCGTGGCGCCCGGCGGCCGAGCACTGCACCGTGCAGCTCTCGCGCCGCGCCTTCCCGAAGGAGCGGGCGCACAACCTGACGGTGCTGGCCGAGCGGCTGGGCCTGAGTTTCGCGCCGGGCGGCCGCCACCGCTCCTTCGGAGACGTGCAGGTGACCGCGCAGGCGTACGTGCGGCTGCTGGACCTGCTCGGGCAGGCCGCCGTCACTCCAGCAGCGAGTAGATGA
- a CDS encoding ATP-binding protein, with protein MTVTARARTLGDLLSTPGYAGRTPFDGKIRLVQDEVRENLTRKLRSGEELFPGVVGYDDTVIPQLVNALLARQNFILLGLRGQAKSRILRAITGLLDEEVPVIDGVDMPDDPLNPVGAEGRHLLEAHGLELPIRWLPRAERYVEKLATPDVTVADLIGDVDPIKAARLGTSLGDTRSMHFGLLPRANRGIFAVNELADLAPKVQVALFNILQEGDVQIKGYPIRLELDVMLVFSANPEDYTARGKIVTPLKDRIGSEIRTHYPTDVKLGMDITAQESVRAEHVVVPPFIAELIEEIAFQAREDGRVDKMSGVSQRLPISLLEVAAANAERRALIGDGEAVVRVSDVYAGLPAITGKMELEYEGELKGADSVAKDVIRKAAGAVYARLLGSADTRELEKWFENGNVFRFPQSGNAAAAVKATREVPGLTDLAAEVAASGSDDVRVSAAEFILEGLYGRKKLSRAEELYAAPEPETRQQRGGRWN; from the coding sequence ATGACAGTGACTGCAAGGGCCAGAACGCTCGGTGACCTCCTTTCGACGCCCGGATACGCTGGGCGCACTCCCTTCGACGGCAAGATCCGGCTGGTGCAGGACGAGGTACGCGAGAACCTGACGCGCAAGCTCCGCAGCGGCGAGGAGCTGTTCCCCGGCGTGGTCGGCTACGACGACACCGTGATCCCGCAACTCGTGAACGCGCTGCTGGCGCGCCAGAACTTCATCCTGCTGGGCCTGCGCGGGCAGGCGAAAAGCCGCATCCTGCGCGCGATCACGGGGCTCCTCGACGAGGAGGTGCCGGTGATCGACGGCGTGGACATGCCGGACGATCCCCTCAACCCGGTGGGCGCCGAGGGTCGGCACCTGCTCGAGGCGCACGGCCTGGAGCTGCCGATCCGCTGGCTGCCGCGCGCCGAGCGCTACGTGGAGAAACTCGCCACGCCCGACGTGACGGTGGCCGACCTGATCGGGGACGTTGATCCCATCAAGGCCGCGCGGCTGGGTACCAGCCTGGGCGACACGCGCTCCATGCACTTCGGGCTGCTGCCGCGCGCCAACCGCGGCATCTTCGCCGTGAACGAGCTGGCCGACCTGGCGCCCAAGGTGCAGGTGGCGCTGTTCAACATCCTTCAGGAGGGGGACGTGCAGATCAAGGGCTACCCCATCCGCCTGGAACTGGACGTCATGCTGGTCTTCAGCGCCAACCCCGAGGACTACACGGCGCGCGGCAAGATCGTCACGCCGCTCAAAGACCGCATCGGCTCCGAAATCCGCACGCACTACCCGACCGACGTGAAGCTCGGCATGGACATCACCGCGCAGGAGTCCGTGCGGGCCGAGCACGTGGTCGTGCCGCCATTCATCGCGGAGCTGATCGAGGAGATCGCCTTCCAGGCGCGCGAGGACGGCCGGGTGGACAAGATGAGCGGCGTGTCGCAGCGCCTGCCGATCTCGCTGCTGGAGGTCGCCGCCGCCAACGCCGAGCGCCGCGCCCTGATCGGTGACGGCGAGGCCGTGGTGCGCGTGAGCGACGTGTACGCCGGCCTGCCCGCGATCACCGGCAAGATGGAACTGGAGTACGAGGGCGAACTCAAGGGTGCCGACAGCGTCGCCAAGGACGTGATCCGCAAGGCAGCCGGCGCAGTGTACGCCCGTCTGCTGGGCAGCGCGGACACGCGCGAGCTGGAGAAGTGGTTCGAGAACGGCAACGTCTTCCGCTTCCCGCAGTCGGGCAACGCGGCGGCGGCCGTGAAGGCCACGCGCGAGGTGCCGGGCCTGACGGACCTCGCCGCCGAGGTCGCCGCGTCGGGCAGCGACGACGTGCGCGTGTCGGCCGCCGAGTTCATCCTGGAAGGCCTGTACGGCCGCAAGAAGCTGTCGCGTGCCGAGGAACTGTACGCCGCCCCCGAGCCCGAGACCCGGCAGCAGCGCGGCGGCCGCTGGAACTGA